The genomic interval GTGGTGCGGCCGACCGCCTTGTCGACGCGCAGGACGAAGGGGTAGCTCTCGCCGCCGTCCACATCCACCCAGGACTGCGAGGTCCCGCAGCTGTAGTGCGTCTTGGTGACCGCGTCGCAGTATCCGTGCGCCTTGACGACGGACGTGCCCTTCGGGATGCGGATGTCGACGGTGGTCACGCTCCGGTCGATCTTCCCCTGCACTCGGGCGGGGCCCTTGTTGGCGAACTTCACCGTCGCGGTGACCTTGTCGCCGACCTTGCCCTTCAGCTCGGCACCGGTCAGGCCGAAGTCGGCGGTGTTCGCCGCGGTGACGTCCGCCGAGGCGGCCGGTTCGGGGTGGTTCTTCCGGTCGGCGTCGGTGGCGGGGCCCTTCTCCACGAGAGTGAGCGGGTCGCCGGTGCCCTGGACCGGATCGGTGGAGCCGCTGTCGCCCTGGTCCGGGTCCGGCTCGGTGACGCCCAGCGTCACCCACAGGTCGTCGTTGAGCGCGGAGTCGAGCGCCTTGAGGGAGAGCGGCTTCTCCGTCCCGTAGACGACGCCCGGCTTCAGCGGCTGGTCGATCTTGCAGGCGGCGACGTGGGAGTCGGGCATCTCGTCGTAGGAGGGGATCGTGTAGTAGCTGCAGTTCTTGTACATCTCGTCGGCCTGGAGACCGGGTGACACGGCGTACGTCACATAGGAGACGGGCACCTCCTCCGTCCCCTTGTTGAGGAAGGTCAGGGGTGTGGAGAACGCGCTTCCGGCCTGAACCCCCTTGATCGGTGCGATCGTTCCGACGCCGAGGTCCGGCTCCGGCTCGGCGGCGAGCGCCGGCGCGGCGCCCAGCGCCACCAGCGCGGTGGCGGCCACGGCGGCGGTCCCACCGCGCAGGGTACGGCTGCGGGAAGGGGGGATGCGCATGGGAGTCCTTCGGTCGTGGGGCTCGGGGGCGGACTGCGGTCCTTCACCCCTCAAGACCGGTGCGGGAGAGGCAGGGTTGTGCCGGCCGGGGCAGTCGTGACAGAACACGGACACAAGGGGCCAGTACCGGACACGGAAGCCGAGGACACCCGTACCGGGGGGTACGGGTGTCCTCGGGTGGGGGGCGCCGCCGTGGCTGTGGGGGATCCGGGGATGCGG from Streptomyces sp. CA-278952 carries:
- a CDS encoding LAETG motif-containing sortase-dependent surface protein, encoding MRIPPSRSRTLRGGTAAVAATALVALGAAPALAAEPEPDLGVGTIAPIKGVQAGSAFSTPLTFLNKGTEEVPVSYVTYAVSPGLQADEMYKNCSYYTIPSYDEMPDSHVAACKIDQPLKPGVVYGTEKPLSLKALDSALNDDLWVTLGVTEPDPDQGDSGSTDPVQGTGDPLTLVEKGPATDADRKNHPEPAASADVTAANTADFGLTGAELKGKVGDKVTATVKFANKGPARVQGKIDRSVTTVDIRIPKGTSVVKAHGYCDAVTKTHYSCGTSQSWVDVDGGESYPFVLRVDKAVGRTTGEVSFSGQERPFDRNAANDTAQIVIDTGKAPDTSGSTGSTGGTGGTGGSPSTGGSGSTGSTSTTGGTATTGGSADTGGSTAGGATPQTTGGNLAATGSDSTAPLVGMAAAAVAAGGGIIWAVRRRSATRAN